The region CAAATCTCAGCTTTTCATCGATTTATGCAGAAATAACTTCGGCATATTTGTTTTAATACTACAGTTGCCTGTCCTGTGGGGTCACTGTTCAACACCACAACGAAGCAATGCGAGGAGTGTGACGCAGGCACCTACCAGGACGGGGAGGCACAGACGGAGTGCTTTCTGTGCCCAAACGAGCAGACAACACTTATGAAAGGCGCTCACAATGTCAAAATGTGTCTAAGTGCGTTGCAttgttatgaatatatatatattcctgtTTTTTCTCCTTCCAGATTTGATTTGAAGCACATTTTATAGACCTATAATAAGACAATAAGAACAAAGTTAGGGGAAAAAACTATTGCTACGGTGGCGATTGAATGTTTATTGTAAATGGCGTTCACAAGTCGAATAATCTTTTGTTAGTCAGAGAGCCAAGACAGCAGCTTATGATCGGTCTGTACTGTGAACCGCCGTCGGTATAGGTAGCATTTGAATTACCTTTGTTACAAAGACAATCCCATAACATTCCAGAGATACATTTGTGGAATTCTCGGAATATCTATATGAATAACTAGCCACATGATGCAGTGTTCGGGTGGCTCCTGAAACGCCGCCAAAAAGTAAAGATgattgtttgaaaagaaaagactAAGACATGTGCTTGAAGTTCTGACTGCAAGTTCACAAATTGCTGTATTTGTCTAGGTGATGATCTTGGAAATGACGTCATCATTAAGATATTGGGGACACTATGCGCTTTGTTCGCCATCCTTGCGACAGTTTTGTGGTGCATCCCGACAAGGTAACACGTGATGTGCTTTCAAAGatatcattgatatataaaactTTCAAGTTAGGTCCCCTATTTAGTATCAAAACATTCAAGGGTCCTACGGCCCATcaattatctccaagcagatctccacggtgcctgactggagcttctctggctagttTATACGATCTTGGCATCGTGAAGATCTCCTTGGAGACTAGCTCATTATATGCTTGTATATATGTGAAAATGACAATTATATCAGTCTGTATCAATAATATTTCAACTAATAGTTTTAGAATATCACCATATACTAAAGAAACACAAGAATCTGTGAAAATTCAATGATCTTTTGTTTTCGTCAGTATTTACCTTCAGATAACGACTGAAATTTGGCTAATTATCTGAAAAATCCTTTTCCAGAAGTCAGCAGAACAAAGTGATTGATAAGAGCACGGACGAAATTGAAGACATCTTAAAGCTTCGAAGACTATCAAATCAGCTTGTCGCTGGGCCATTGCCTATTGTTGACTAAGACTGCCGTGTGGTGGAAGCCTAAACGGGCACACAGTTAGTCGTAAGAGCATTTTTCAAGAAACGACATTTGTATGATTTCGATTGACAATCGTCTTCATACACTGATAGGGATTCGCTCTTACTTGTACCTCCAGTTTTATGGAGGATGTAGCCGAACCTTTTTAAGATCTTGTATGTGAAACTTAACATTCTCGAATCGGCTTAGTCACTGCAAAAGAAGAGTGCCCATTATGTAATTCACAGTATTTTACAGCTTCAAGGGCGTTGAATGTAGCCCTTACATGTAGCCAGTTGTCATTAATTTGTCTTTTGTGATGTGCACTCATGAAGTTGCTTGCAGTAATACTTTAGATGCTCTGGCAAACATTTATGGCTTTAAATAGATTTGTTTTCCTGGATGAAATTCAACATTCTTttaacaaataaacatttttgtacttttatGTTTCACATCACAGCCTTTCACTATCCCTATATCCATATGAAAGTACGTTATATGACTTATATGTATTAATTTATTCCCAATTTTAACATGGCTTTAGTATACATTCAGGGTACATGACTATTGCTATGATTGCAGTTTTTTATGCTTTCTGTCTTGTAGGGTGGGGTTGGGGATCTGGTATGTTCCACCCACGTGAACTGTGATCTGAAAATCTAAAGAGAAACTAACAAATATGAATTTTACGTGCATGCTGAAAAACTCTACTTACCTGTGGCTACTCCAAGATCAGAGTGCTCCAGTCCACCAATAACGCACATTTAACGCAGGACCCGGGTATATCGGTGAATAGGTCACATTATTATTCATGCGAGTTAATGCCAGGAAATATTCGCTCGACAATCAACATTACGTCACCAATAAATATTACAATTAAGTTTTTCAGAATAGGTTAAGAGGCGATGCGAGACTCATCAAAGATGTACTGTTTTCGCAATATGAACAAAAGTGGGCTTATGAGCTTTGGCTTAAGTCCAAACTAAGAACCTATGCATTGATAAAAGACTCATTCTCCCCAGAAGGATATGTTACGCTCCCTCTTACAAGAGCCCAGAGATCTTTGTGTGCCCAGCTGAGAGCGGGCATATTATCCTTGTCTTTTTAAGACGATAGAATTTGTCTACTGTgaaatctatatgaaattgagGATGAGGTCAATTTCTTATTTTATTGCCCTCTTTACGACAGCTTACGCAAAACACTGTtcgacaaaatgtacaacaagagaCCTGATATGATTTGGGAAAGAGATGAAACAGAACTTAACTGCTTatttacggggggggggggtatttgaAATTTCATCATACATACAACAGGCTTGAAAGAAGCGTAagcactattctccaagcagaggcttcgatcgagaggggtagttttgtccggaaTTTTAACGTTCAGAGGAATACGTAAGCACTACATCTATTCATAACAAGACAAAATATTCTTTAGTGGAATGACTTGATCCTGTTTTGCATCTAGTTTTGGTTTTGTTTGGTTCTGTCTCTTCCCTGCCATGTACTGTTGTGACTGTTATATACTGAGATTATATACTTGTTGCTACTTTAAACAACTTTTGGTTTGAAATTAATTTATATTCATCTACCACTTGTTTTCTTTGATTGATTTGAATCAATGTACCAGGTGTGGCCCTTTTGCGTTGTCATTGTaatataatcattattattatttatcatGATTTACCACTCTACCTCTACCAACACTATCCATATGTCAATTTTATGTATTCAATTTGGTGTCCTATAagtccgtatgggctgggcgagAACACGAAAAGTCGCAGAACACGAAAATAAaatatccattcattcattcatgaattttcattcattcatactgcCAGGTAGTCAGAGTAAATATTAGAGCACGTACGGATTGGTCTAACCTAGCCACCTACACACGATGGGTAAAATTACTTGATACGCTCTTTCTTTACAAGTACAGACATATAAATGACGAACTTAAGTTTACAAACTTCTAGTACTAGTGCCACTACtaaacatcttttaaaaaagCATGATTAAGCAGACAACAAGCATGAATAGAAACACAATTGTGACGAAATAGGATAagattatgcaaaataaaataGCATATAACAAATATTAAAACACGCAATCACAAATAGAAGCAGACAATTGAGCTTGAAACATCTAGTTTTTTCTGTATTGCGTCATTACAGGAGGTTCTGTGGCACAGAGGCAGGTTCTTGCTTTTCACTGGCCTGGGTGTAGCTTATGTTTTCGAAGGTACGAACATTATTCAGTATGAACCTGTATGTTCATTGTGGAAATACCAGATATGTAAACACAGCTCATTGAACATATCTATGTTTCAGATTTGAATGAGACCTGGTTAAGGTGAAAATGTAAAGTGTCAGAGACCAATTCTGTTGAAACAGGCTATGTATGAGTAAAAGTTTCAAATGCTCTGTTTCAAAAACtctgtgcatgaacttggtatTTGTCATGAACGCAGTACTTTTTTTCTCGGTTTCATAAGAAGAACAAATCATTCCTGTTGTACATTTGAAATCTAAATCGTGTTGTTCCATTTTACAGCAGATCAGAGGAAGGGAGGTTAATACTGACAAAGTCCGATCTCCAGATTAAGGGTGTGTAAAGAGAATCTTAAGAACCGTCATCACTGGCCCGAAATCACCCTCCAGTCACGAGCAGGGACAGCGTTGTGCCCGACAGGTGTCGTGTCTATCAATTGTTAGACTGGATGAGTGGTATTTGTCTGGACTGAACTAAAGATACAATCGAATGGTGAACTCTACTAACGGCAGAAGATTGATGTTATAGTGAACAGAAATTAGGGTAGATATAGTACAATacaaacatttgtatgtcaATAGTAAACCATTTTTTGCGTTTACAGACGTAATGATTTCTTTTAACGTTTTGTCCCTGAAGAGAAAGGTACGACAACACTGCATGTCATCCAACATGATTGTCGTACGTGTTGTGATCCTCATTCTGATAAACATACCACAGAATTGTGAAGCATCAGTGCTTTCACAACTGCTCTCTCAAAGATTTAACGTTCAAAACTGGCACAGCAATGATTCAGTTTGGCTACATTACTCTCTTTTACCCCGAATATGTTGTGACAACAAAGGCTTAACGAGTGTTCCGAAAGAACTGCCTTCAAGCCTTTTTTTATTCAGCTCCCCAATAACGCCCTGACCACGTTTCCTTGCATGGCCCTGCCCTATGTGAACAACATGATCTAAAAAAACATCAGTTACTTCCCATGGTACTGCCTGAAGAACATGCCAAGGCTAGTTCAGTTGGATTTGTCACATAATCAACTCTTCTCTATCAACTCTGTTAAACTCCCATTTTACCATACAAACCTATCATAACGGGAAACCCTTTCCGCTGTGACTGTGACATGGATTGGGTCATTGATTTCGCAGTAAAAGCGGAAACGTGCAGAAATGAAACATCATGAAGGTGCACAGATCTTCTCAGCGGAAATGACATGGCATTCGCCATATACAAAGAGCAGTCTTTGTTTCGCTGTAAAACACCAGCTATAGTAGAGAACGTAGAGCTCCACAGGTTAAATGAATATATCTCAGGAAGTTATTTTTTCTGGGACAGGACAGGCCAAATTTTTTTATAATCTGTGCGAATTGATGCGATGTTGTTGTCCTCTGTCAAAGACACAAAGTATCATTTAACAATACTATGTCTTTTCTATGATTGCTGAAAATTTCCGCATTTCCTGATGATTCCCTGCAATGCCAGATAGtgaaagtcaagtttattgcaattACTAGAGTGTCTTGCGAGTAACAAGGTTATGATAAGACAAGTGGCATTTACGGAATGGTTTATAGTCCCCTGCAAccccagttttttttaaatcttaccaAAATTAACAAGACAAAAATCTTGTAATGCTTAGAGATTGTTATGTTGACGTAGGTCTTTAGTAAAGATGTCAGTTGGTTTAATACTGTAGTAAATATCAAACATAACTATTCATCAATACGAGTCACTTTGGCATTTTAGCAGAAGACAGTTtgatcatattttcaaaaatgtgacGAGTTCAGATTTTTAGCATGAACTCTACGTGTCATTGGTAGTTATTGTATATATCTTAAATTCGTCTTAGGGTTATTCACGTCATGAATACTTATGAAACATGAAAGCCTGTAAATTTATTAATATGTATTCCGTTTTTGCGGGCATACTGGCACTAGTAAACGGTAATCTTGATTGGCTCATGATAACTTATGCAATATGAGAGTCTAATAAAGGGATTTTCTGTGACTTGCCACATACTTTTGATATCGTGATATAGAAATCACTATAAATGTGTACCATTGTGACAGACAATGTCTTTTAGCTTCCACAAGTACCAGCTATTATTTGTTGGTTATGACGCAGCAAGACCTCTTTTGAGGGGGTACCAGTAATTCATGTATGATACCTAACCCTAGTATGATTTGtgaagtatctgtatctattctGTATCCATGGTTGTTCTTTTCAAGTGATCTAACTACTTATCGACATAATATTGTGCCTCAGTACTAGGTACAATGTTTAATCAAGCTTGTCGAGCCTTGGCACTGCATATGTAAAACCTAGCACTGTTTGACATTTGGCGTTCGCTGCATTTTTAGTACAACTGGGAATGGTTTTTGAAAGAACATACCTGTGATCTTATTGGTCTACTGGccatggtctgtctgactgCGTTTTGACGTGATAGTTGATCTTCACAGGCACGTACATAGCTTGGTTGGTCATGATTAATCAAACTTGTGGAGCCTGAGCGCTACATATGTAAAACCAAGCTCTGTCTACGTCATGCATCTGCTGTACATTTTGCCAGTACTGCTGGAGGATGGCTTTCGAAAGATCTTAAGTTTCAACACCTCAAGTTGGGAATATTGATTTATAATACGACACGTAACGCATAACCGTCGACAGACGTTTATTACGTTTGTGTCAATGAAATTGTAAACGTTACTAATCATGTGTACCTTTTATAGCATTTCTTCCGTTCTgtaaatatcattatcatacatcTTCCCAGGCAAAATAGACCTTCGCACACGTACACATATTAGGTCTACTGAAATAACGCCCACGTGCACGCACGATCAGTAAGATTACTCATATATTATAATTGCTAGGCAGAGTAAATATTACAACACGTACGGATTGGTCTACTGTAGCCACCCATACACTACGGACATAGTGATAACGAATTTAAGTTTACAAACCTCTAATACTAGTGCCACCACAAAACATATATGAAAAAACACCATTAAGcacaaaataaacataaaaGAATGGTGACAAAATAAATTTATGATAAACTTGTGAAAAAAGTAATACCATATGACAAATATTGATATATTCCCAGTTGGAGTGAACATTCCTGAACAAGTGGATTGGTCTACTGTAATCACACACACTGAAAAGAACAGAATTACATTTGAGACCATAAAATTCAACTGACAAGGTGGTGGATTATGTGACCAggttttatgacgtcattaccAGACGAATCATCACCTTTCTGGGCAGGTGTTGCTGGAAACAGCATCTCAGCTCCATCTTAACGGAAGGAGATTTTCTTTAAATAAATTAGAGAATTTTGACGAAAAAGAGGGAAATATCTCAAATCGTTGATGGTCTTCGAAATATTTGAAGTTTCAATACCTTAAGGCAAGGTTGCATTGGTCCAGTCAGTTCGAGACCTTGAGACTCTGTACGTTTATACGTCGCGCAGTTACTCTCTCCGTCGATTATAAATTGTACAGACTGTAGTGCAACACTTATTTACCTGCACATGTGTATTGTAACTAGGCCCAGTATATCTCTAAGATATTCATGTACTCTATCCAATGCACTTGTATCTGTAGACCTGTTGTATAAACCTGTATTGCGATATCCTGTGTTAGGGTGAGGCAAAGGTCACTCAATAAACACGGCTCATAGACAGGAATGGGACTGGCTGGTTCTGAGCTTATATAAAGTTAATCATTAAGTAGACGCTAAGACTCAAACTACACAAACATTTCACAAGGCCACAGTCCAGTCCAGCGATCACTAGTACTGCCGGTACAGAAGACAACGCAGAACAGGCAAGACTGAACAGGTGTGTATGACTGACAATGTAACCCATGTAAATGCCAAGCTAAGCCTTTTCTATTAGTAAATAGTTCTTGCTCTTTCCTCACACGAGCTCACAAGTCTCTTCTGTCAGCTCCTGAGAGTTACCAGCATCAGCTCTTTTGACGTCTAGTCACGCGCTGAAGAGAGACAATGGCTTTTGTTGGAAAAGGTAGGTTTCAGAACAGTGGCTGTAAAAAGGGTTGTTTCTCCGTTTCCTTTGCATTTCTCTATTTTGGCAGACCCACCAAAACAAAGAACAGAATgcataatttaaaaaaatcgaGACATGTATACAGTTGTCAAATTTTGGGCCCTTGGCTCTTCTTGTAAACATATCTAATGAAGGCATGTCACCGGTTCTATGCCTTTTGTCATTTAGTCATTTACTGGACCTCGGCATGGAAAAGTGATTGCATGCGCATatgcacagtacatgtatactaaacAAAGGTAATGTTTAAGGCCATAGACAGTGACAAAAGGAGACTACAGTATTAATCTTGATCCTTTCGTAATCACCGCCAAGTAAATGAGTCCGTAGTACCAGTTATCTGACGAAAATCATGGCTGCAGCAATAACTTGGCAAAGCGATACGAGCGATAGCGATGATGTCACGATGAAGCAGTGGTAGACAAAAAGCCGTGGCAGGCAAATTATCTATTTACATATGTTATCAAATTCAAGTAATTTGATCTGTTAATCTAAATATTAGTAGGTAATTTAATCTGCTAACATCGTTTTGCTTACCAGTCGTCCAATATCCCGTATTGTAACTAAGACTGGTATATCTGTAACTTATATAAAGCAACATCATGTATTAGACATACTGCATTCCTGCACTTGTATCCGTAGACCTGTTATAAACGTATAGCAATACCATGAGTTAAAGTGACGCATAGGTTACTAAATAAACACGGCTCATAGACAGTAATCGAACTGGCTGGTTCTTAGTTTACATAAAGTTAATCATTGTATAGAAGCTAAGACTCAAACTACACAAACATTTCACAAGGCCACAGTCCAGCGATCACTAGTACTGCCGGTACAGGAGACAACGCAGAACAGGCAAGACTGAACAGGTGTGTATACACCCCGGATGTAAACACGTTGATTTCTTTGTCGTGACATCTTGACCCTGGCGACTGGTTACTAGATGTATTTTCCTAGTCTTTATTTGCTTTTGTACACCTGTCTGCCTTTACCCCACATTGTTCTTTTGTTGAAAGGCTATGCAGCAtcaacgttgatgaaggttagacatccatgtaataagatacgccaaaaataattactcaagcaactggataagattttgaaacagtcagacgtttcagacagtatccactgtctttcgtcagtgactaacgataggactgagaacaccaggttttataccaaaactctgaatagatatgttaatgaggtaaagacaatttaggatgtcttgaagtagtcttcaaaaagaaggaGGAATCCCTACTTTCCAAAGGACTAAATTTCGCAGTAGCACCTAACAAGATCCCCAATATTGACATTATCACAGAAACTGAATCAGCAATTCGTCGGGCCCATATACCATATAAACAGGCTGAAGCCTTACGCACCAAAGTAGCCACCACTCTGAAAGTCTCTAAACCCCCTTCTAGCAACATCACCCGGGAAGAACAAACTGcgctcaaggatttggccactAATCAAGACATAGTGATCCTTCCCGTGGACAAGGGCAGATGCACAGTAGTCTTAGACAGGGAACAGTATGACAGAAAAGTTCAAGACCTATTAGGGGACAAAGACACATACATGCCCTTGAAAAAGAACCCCACAAACAAGTTCAAAAAGGAAATCCATAAAGCTCTCGAGAAATTGAAAGATGACGAGTTTCTGGACCAGGCCACCTATTTCAAGCTTAATCCCAATACAGAACAACCCCCAGCATTCTACGGCCttcccaaaatccacaaacccGGAGTCCCTCTACGACCCATAGTATCCGGTATAGGATCTGTCACTTATAACCTAGCAGGTCATCTGGCTAAGATCTTGGGACCGTTGGTGGGaaagtctcaacaccatgtacagaatagtgcagacttcgtccaaaaaatcaaagacatcactgtagcagaagatgaaatcatcacttcatatgatgtgtgctcgcttTTCACTTGCATACCCCCCAAGGAGGCAGTATCAGTGGTTAGGGAGGCCTTGGAGGCCGACGACACACTTGCAGATAGAACCTAACTCTCTGTGGACCACATATGCGAACTGCTAGACCTTTGCCTAGGGTGCACTTATttcacttacaaacaacagtttttccagcaagtgcacggctgtgctatgggatcaccggt is a window of Branchiostoma lanceolatum isolate klBraLanc5 chromosome 8, klBraLanc5.hap2, whole genome shotgun sequence DNA encoding:
- the LOC136439537 gene encoding uncharacterized protein encodes the protein MAFVGKGHSPAITSTAGTGDNAEQARLNSNITREEQTALKDLATNQDIVILPVDKGRCTVVLDREQYDRKVQDLLGDKDTYMPLKKNPTNKFKKEIHKALEKLKDDEFLDQATYFKLNPNTEQPPAFYGLPKIHKPGVPLRPIVSGIGSVTYNLAGHLAKILGPLVGKSQHHVQNSADFVQKIKDITVAEDEIITSYDVCSLFTCIPPKEAVSVVREALEADDTLADRT